A genome region from Clostridium pasteurianum includes the following:
- the infC gene encoding translation initiation factor IF-3, producing the protein MKVISKNKNFIVNGEIRQKEVRVISDDGSQLGVIPTSNALKLAEEKELDLVAISPNAVPPVCKIMDFGKFLYEQTKKEKENKKNQKVVNIKEVRLSASIEEHDVQIKSNNARKFLTAGNKVKVTVRFRGRQADYAFKGNKILDNFVEKINDVCVVEKPAKLEGKNMIMILAPKKA; encoded by the coding sequence GTGAAAGTCATAAGTAAGAATAAAAATTTTATTGTAAACGGGGAAATAAGGCAGAAAGAAGTCAGAGTAATAAGCGATGATGGTTCTCAGCTTGGGGTTATTCCTACAAGCAATGCTTTAAAATTAGCAGAAGAAAAGGAACTTGATTTGGTTGCTATATCACCTAATGCTGTTCCACCTGTTTGCAAGATAATGGATTTTGGTAAGTTTTTATATGAACAAACTAAGAAAGAAAAAGAAAACAAAAAAAATCAAAAAGTTGTAAACATTAAAGAAGTAAGATTAAGTGCGTCTATTGAAGAACATGATGTACAGATTAAATCTAACAATGCACGTAAATTTTTAACAGCCGGAAACAAAGTTAAAGTTACAGTAAGGTTTAGAGGAAGGCAAGCAGATTACGCATTTAAAGGTAACAAGATACTTGATAATTTTGTTGAGAAAATCAATGATGTTTGTGTCGTTGAGAAGCCAGCAAAGTTAGAAGGAAAAAATATGATAATGATATTAGCACCTAAAAAAGCTTAA
- the rpmI gene encoding 50S ribosomal protein L35 produces the protein MPKMKTKRAAAKRFKLTGTGKLKRGKAFRSHILTKKSTKTKRNLRKGGYVSETQEKTMKTLLPYL, from the coding sequence ATGCCAAAAATGAAAACTAAAAGAGCAGCGGCTAAAAGATTTAAGTTGACTGGAACTGGAAAGTTAAAAAGAGGAAAGGCTTTTAGAAGCCATATATTAACTAAGAAAAGCACAAAGACTAAGAGAAATCTTAGAAAAGGTGGATACGTTTCAGAGACTCAAGAAAAAACAATGAAGACATTGTTACCATACCTATAA
- the rplT gene encoding 50S ribosomal protein L20 yields the protein MARVKRAVNARKNHRKVLKLAKGYYGGKSKLFKTANESVIRALRNAYVGRRLKKRDFRKLWIARINAATRTNGLSYSKFINGMKLAGIDMNRKMLSEIAINDPKSFSELVEIAKKQINA from the coding sequence ATGGCTAGAGTAAAAAGAGCAGTAAATGCACGTAAAAATCATAGAAAGGTTTTAAAACTTGCTAAAGGATATTATGGTGGAAAAAGTAAGTTATTTAAAACTGCAAATGAATCAGTTATTAGAGCACTAAGAAATGCTTATGTTGGAAGAAGATTAAAAAAGAGAGATTTTAGAAAACTTTGGATAGCAAGAATAAATGCAGCAACAAGAACAAATGGTCTTTCATATTCTAAGTTTATTAACGGAATGAAATTAGCAGGAATTGATATGAATAGAAAAATGCTTTCTGAAATTGCTATAAATGATCCTAAGTCATTTTCAGAATTAGTTGAAATCGCTAAAAAGCAAATTAACGCATAA